Proteins encoded in a region of the Chryseobacterium piperi genome:
- a CDS encoding META domain-containing protein → MKNLFLSISAALILASCGTMSSPSASKVGKSQPSLANTKWTLADNVKGKIPTLNIEGEKITGNAGCNNYFGTVQLDAATGNFAAGQMGSTRMACDNMNVEQNFMDMMGKANKYVISGNTLELYKDNLLLLKFNKSE, encoded by the coding sequence ATGAAAAATCTTTTTTTAAGTATAAGTGCAGCCTTGATTTTGGCATCGTGTGGAACTATGTCAAGTCCATCTGCATCGAAAGTGGGAAAATCCCAGCCTTCATTAGCCAATACCAAATGGACGCTGGCAGATAATGTAAAAGGAAAAATTCCTACCCTGAATATTGAAGGAGAAAAAATCACTGGAAACGCAGGATGTAATAATTATTTTGGAACGGTACAGCTGGATGCTGCTACAGGTAATTTTGCTGCCGGACAAATGGGATCTACAAGAATGGCTTGTGATAATATGAATGTAGAGCAGAACTTTATGGATATGATGGGGAAAGCCAATAAATATGTGATTTCGGGAAATACACTGGAACTGTACAAAGACAATTTATTATTATTGAAATTTAATAAATCAGAATAA
- the pheT gene encoding phenylalanine--tRNA ligase subunit beta — translation MKISNNWLRDYIKTELKTERIGEFLTDIGLEVEGIDKFESVKGSLEGIVVGKVLTCEKHPNADKLKKTTVDIGNGKILNIVCGAPNVAEGQTVPVAVVGTKIYDKTGNFFEIKEAKIRGEVSQGMICAEDELGLSEDHGGIMVLDEAQYEVGKNFADYFELTNDEVIEIGLTPNRTDAMSHYGVARDLYAFLSTNQQKAQFEKVASEPLNNEGSHSFTLEVEDADLCPRYIGAVIEDVKVAESPIWLKNRLQAIGLNPINNIVDITNYILHGYGQPLHAFDADKIADKKVKVGTVKKGTKFTTLDGVERTLNGTEVIIKDGKDHPMCIAGVFGGAQSGVSNETKTIFLESAYFNPVAVRKGAKFHGLNTDASFRFERGVDPNITRTAITHAIKMIQEIAGGKLIGELLEEYPKKIEDSYVIIRFSKIEQILGTKIHREKVKEILKALEIKVLNEIQNGLEISVPAYRADVTREIDVIEEILRIYGYNKIDAPQKISFTPVKLSANDQDELENSWARTLQGLGFNEVMNNSLTSVKDETDAVKLLNPLSSDLAFMRKSLLEGLLQNAIYNINRKNQDIKFFEFGKIYHKRAQYEERKQLAILVSGRDVAENWLKPKSTTDFYNLKAYVKVLLEKLAIDYKEVALSDERFSDALAYEADGKTLVRIGKVAAGLLKDFDIDQDCFYAEIELELAQELRSTNELKFKDIPKFNKIRRDLALLIDKNITYQELYQTAQKNKSPFIKNINLFDVYEGKNLPEGKKSYAMSFELLNEEKTLEEKEISEVMDSLIKSFQKEFNAELRS, via the coding sequence ATGAAAATATCAAATAACTGGCTGAGAGATTACATAAAGACGGAATTGAAAACTGAAAGAATCGGTGAGTTCCTTACAGATATTGGTCTTGAGGTTGAAGGGATAGATAAATTTGAAAGTGTAAAAGGAAGCTTAGAGGGAATTGTAGTAGGTAAAGTCTTAACCTGCGAAAAACACCCGAATGCTGACAAACTAAAGAAAACAACAGTAGACATAGGAAACGGAAAGATACTTAATATCGTTTGCGGTGCACCCAATGTGGCCGAGGGCCAGACCGTTCCTGTAGCAGTTGTTGGGACAAAAATCTACGATAAGACCGGAAACTTTTTTGAAATCAAAGAAGCAAAGATCAGAGGGGAGGTTTCACAAGGAATGATTTGTGCTGAAGATGAGCTGGGTCTGAGTGAAGATCACGGTGGTATTATGGTGCTGGATGAAGCCCAATATGAAGTTGGAAAAAACTTTGCCGATTATTTTGAATTGACGAATGATGAGGTTATTGAAATTGGTTTAACACCAAACAGAACTGATGCGATGTCACATTATGGCGTGGCAAGAGATTTATATGCTTTTCTTTCTACCAATCAGCAAAAAGCACAATTTGAAAAAGTAGCTTCAGAACCTTTAAATAATGAAGGCTCTCACAGCTTTACATTAGAGGTTGAAGATGCTGATCTATGCCCAAGGTATATCGGAGCAGTAATTGAAGATGTAAAAGTTGCCGAATCTCCGATTTGGTTAAAAAACAGGCTACAAGCAATCGGATTAAACCCGATTAACAATATCGTTGATATAACGAATTATATCCTTCACGGATATGGACAGCCGCTTCACGCTTTTGATGCAGATAAAATTGCAGATAAAAAAGTGAAAGTAGGAACTGTTAAAAAAGGAACCAAATTCACAACATTAGATGGTGTTGAAAGGACTTTAAATGGGACTGAGGTTATAATCAAAGATGGAAAAGATCATCCGATGTGTATTGCCGGAGTTTTTGGTGGTGCCCAGTCGGGAGTTTCCAATGAAACAAAAACTATTTTCCTTGAAAGTGCATATTTCAATCCTGTAGCTGTCAGAAAAGGAGCTAAATTTCATGGCTTGAATACGGATGCTTCTTTCAGGTTTGAAAGAGGGGTAGACCCTAACATTACAAGAACAGCGATTACTCATGCTATCAAAATGATTCAGGAAATAGCTGGCGGAAAACTGATAGGAGAATTATTGGAAGAATATCCTAAGAAAATTGAAGACAGCTATGTTATCATAAGATTCTCTAAAATTGAACAGATTTTAGGAACTAAAATTCACAGAGAGAAAGTAAAAGAAATTTTAAAAGCTCTTGAGATAAAAGTTTTAAATGAAATTCAAAACGGATTGGAGATCTCTGTTCCGGCTTACAGAGCTGATGTAACAAGAGAAATTGACGTTATTGAAGAGATTTTAAGAATCTATGGATATAATAAAATTGATGCTCCACAAAAGATTTCATTTACTCCGGTGAAGCTAAGTGCTAATGATCAGGATGAATTGGAAAACAGTTGGGCAAGAACTTTACAGGGCTTAGGCTTCAATGAAGTAATGAATAACTCATTAACTTCTGTAAAAGATGAAACCGATGCTGTGAAATTATTAAATCCATTGAGCAGCGATTTAGCGTTTATGAGAAAGTCTTTATTGGAAGGACTTCTTCAGAATGCAATCTATAATATCAACAGGAAGAATCAGGATATTAAATTTTTCGAATTCGGGAAAATTTATCATAAAAGAGCTCAGTACGAAGAAAGAAAACAATTGGCTATTTTGGTTAGCGGAAGAGATGTTGCAGAGAACTGGCTAAAGCCGAAATCCACTACTGACTTCTATAACCTGAAAGCGTACGTTAAGGTTCTATTGGAAAAATTAGCTATCGATTACAAAGAAGTGGCTTTATCTGATGAAAGATTCTCTGATGCGTTGGCTTATGAAGCAGATGGAAAAACTTTAGTAAGAATCGGAAAAGTTGCGGCAGGGCTATTGAAAGACTTCGATATCGATCAGGATTGTTTCTATGCTGAAATTGAACTTGAATTGGCTCAGGAGCTTCGTTCTACGAATGAATTGAAATTCAAGGATATTCCTAAATTTAATAAAATCAGAAGAGATTTAGCTTTATTGATTGATAAAAATATTACTTATCAGGAGTTATATCAGACTGCTCAAAAGAACAAGTCTCCATTCATTAAAAATATCAATTTATTTGATGTTTATGAAGGGAAGAACTTACCGGAAGGGAAGAAGTCGTATGCAATGAGTTTTGAACTTTTAAATGAAGAGAAAACTTTAGAGGAAAAAGAAATTTCGGAAGTAATGGACTCTTTAATCAAATCTTTCCAGAAGGAATTCAATGCTGAATTGAGATCATAA